A stretch of the Amycolatopsis sp. BJA-103 genome encodes the following:
- a CDS encoding molecular chaperone DnaK, whose translation MPYVLGIDIASTRTTAATCVNQGDGWGVPEPSWLGARGPSAASAVFLDDDGYLLTGDAAVEAGRSAPARLLTGFHERIGDDVPVIVGGERFPAESLSAVLVDAAVDQAAERFGEKPRDIVLTHPVGWGSFRRDLLRRALAEAGFPRAMLVPAPVAALHTYLAPQGEVTAGVCEFGPDGAVVTIATAGINGWLPVKTVEGVDPGEAIGKVFELAHGAGIQPQALAGIVLCGEAPPVPGRTPCPVFASSDPVLTVATGAANIAARRDVPQPANAVATVETTLLPRVDDTPELTERPERPPVDITPFPLPERTGAAKLLSRRKPLVAGTAVAVLAATALLLTLTTREATADKGPEAPPTTPTSCAPPTPGATTVSNPPNPADSPSPFPAASPEGRC comes from the coding sequence TTGCCCTACGTCCTCGGCATCGATATCGCCTCGACCCGCACCACCGCCGCCACCTGCGTGAACCAGGGCGACGGCTGGGGCGTGCCGGAGCCGTCGTGGCTCGGCGCGCGCGGCCCGTCGGCGGCGTCCGCGGTGTTCCTCGACGACGACGGCTACCTGCTCACCGGGGACGCCGCCGTCGAAGCGGGCCGGTCCGCGCCCGCCCGGCTGCTGACCGGGTTCCACGAGCGGATCGGTGACGACGTCCCCGTGATCGTCGGCGGTGAACGGTTTCCGGCCGAATCCCTCAGCGCCGTCCTCGTGGACGCCGCGGTGGATCAGGCGGCCGAGCGGTTCGGCGAGAAACCGCGGGACATCGTGCTCACGCACCCCGTCGGCTGGGGTTCGTTCCGCCGTGACCTGCTGCGCCGGGCACTGGCCGAAGCAGGCTTCCCCCGCGCCATGCTGGTACCGGCCCCCGTCGCCGCGCTGCACACGTACCTTGCCCCGCAAGGCGAAGTAACCGCCGGTGTCTGCGAATTCGGCCCGGACGGCGCGGTGGTCACGATCGCCACCGCCGGGATCAACGGCTGGCTGCCGGTCAAGACGGTGGAAGGCGTCGACCCCGGCGAGGCCATCGGCAAGGTCTTCGAACTCGCGCACGGCGCCGGGATCCAGCCGCAGGCGCTGGCGGGCATCGTGCTCTGCGGCGAGGCCCCGCCGGTTCCCGGCCGGACGCCGTGCCCCGTCTTCGCCTCGAGTGATCCGGTGCTGACGGTGGCGACCGGCGCGGCCAACATCGCCGCGCGACGTGACGTTCCGCAACCCGCGAATGCCGTGGCGACCGTGGAAACCACCCTGCTCCCCCGCGTCGACGACACTCCGGAGCTCACCGAGCGGCCCGAACGGCCGCCGGTGGACATCACCCCGTTCCCCTTGCCAGAACGCACCGGGGCGGCGAAACTGCTCAGCCGTCGCAAGCCCCTCGTCGCCGGGACCGCGGTCGCGGTGCTGGCCGCGACCGCCCTGCTGCTCACCTTGACCACCCGAGAAGCCACCGCGGACAAGGGTCCCGAAGCCCCTCCCACCACGCCGACCTCGTGCGCGCCGCCCACCCCCGGCGCCACCACCGTGTCCAATCCCCCCAACCCGGCTGATTCCCCTTCTCCCTTCCCAGCCGCTTCCCCCGAAGGTCGCTGTTGA
- a CDS encoding TIGR03618 family F420-dependent PPOX class oxidoreductase, whose product MTIDLSARGETFREFWTERHLATLTTVRPDGTPHVVAVGVTVDFETGIARVITFRSSKKARMIKEADEKGIPVAACQIDGPRWSTLEGRAVLREDPESVRDAENRYAARYREPKPNPERVVIEITVTRVLGNA is encoded by the coding sequence ATGACGATCGACCTGAGCGCGCGCGGCGAGACCTTCCGGGAATTCTGGACCGAACGGCATCTCGCCACCCTGACCACCGTCCGCCCCGACGGGACCCCGCACGTCGTCGCCGTCGGGGTCACGGTGGACTTCGAGACCGGGATCGCTCGCGTGATCACGTTCCGCTCGTCCAAGAAGGCCCGGATGATCAAGGAAGCGGACGAAAAGGGCATTCCGGTCGCCGCCTGCCAGATCGACGGCCCTCGGTGGTCCACTTTGGAGGGACGGGCGGTGCTGCGCGAGGATCCGGAGTCGGTGCGCGACGCCGAAAACCGTTACGCCGCGCGCTATCGGGAGCCCAAGCCGAACCCGGAGCGCGTGGTCATCGAGATCACCGTGACCCGGGTGCTCGGCAACGCCTGA
- a CDS encoding GTPase, whose protein sequence is MTALDVRELVTEAAALYRDRPHAVAMLHECLERLEEPLRVGFVGTPGTGKSTLVSALSEWPTRALRDLDLFDTPALAEHVDATVRLVRHLEPDELAGARPVGGSAFARQSAVNSVLVLGRADEVGAGRIDALLTAKQLARRAWREDPNCAGFQGVIAVAGQLGYAGRALRDDEFAVLRALATVSRQELERYLLSVDSFVDDPFPVGVPPESRKHLVSRFGLYGVRLAITLIRTGCESRLKLSAELVHRSGLGDLRDALAGCFVARAEALKARTAVLRLEGLLAAEPIPHGDRLAARVERFAAAAHDFRELRLIADIRGGRTALSGEVAEEAARLLGAQGLAPTERLGLEPGADPAEIHAGAESALAGWRHEAERADAAHAERAAARVIVRSVEGLLSLFVA, encoded by the coding sequence GTGACCGCTCTCGATGTCCGTGAACTGGTGACTGAGGCCGCGGCGCTCTACCGGGACCGCCCGCACGCGGTGGCGATGCTGCACGAATGCCTGGAGAGACTGGAAGAACCGCTGCGCGTCGGCTTCGTCGGCACGCCGGGGACCGGTAAGTCCACCTTGGTCTCCGCGCTGTCGGAATGGCCGACGCGGGCCCTGCGTGACCTCGACCTGTTCGACACCCCGGCGCTCGCCGAACACGTCGACGCGACGGTGCGCCTGGTGCGCCACCTCGAACCCGACGAACTCGCCGGTGCCCGGCCGGTGGGCGGTTCGGCGTTCGCGCGGCAGAGCGCGGTGAACTCGGTGCTGGTGCTCGGCAGGGCCGACGAGGTCGGCGCGGGCCGGATCGACGCGCTGCTCACCGCGAAACAGCTGGCGCGGCGGGCTTGGCGCGAGGATCCGAACTGCGCGGGGTTCCAGGGAGTCATCGCCGTCGCCGGGCAACTGGGCTACGCGGGGCGTGCGTTGCGGGACGACGAGTTCGCGGTGCTGCGCGCGCTGGCGACGGTCTCCCGTCAAGAACTGGAACGGTATCTCCTGTCCGTGGATTCCTTTGTGGACGATCCGTTCCCGGTGGGGGTCCCGCCGGAGTCGAGGAAACACCTGGTTTCGCGGTTCGGGCTCTACGGCGTCCGGCTCGCGATCACCCTGATCCGCACGGGCTGCGAGAGCAGGCTGAAGCTTTCGGCGGAACTCGTGCACCGCAGTGGTCTCGGCGACCTGCGGGACGCGCTCGCGGGATGCTTCGTCGCCAGGGCCGAAGCGTTGAAGGCCCGCACGGCGGTGCTGCGGCTGGAAGGCCTGCTCGCCGCCGAACCGATCCCGCACGGCGACCGGCTGGCCGCACGCGTGGAGCGTTTCGCCGCGGCCGCGCACGACTTCCGGGAACTGCGGCTCATCGCCGACATCCGCGGCGGCCGCACGGCGTTGTCCGGGGAAGTCGCGGAGGAGGCCGCCCGGCTGCTCGGCGCGCAGGGCCTCGCGCCCACCGAACGGCTCGGCCTCGAACCCGGCGCGGACCCGGCCGAGATCCACGCGGGCGCCGAAAGCGCGCTCGCCGGATGGCGGCACGAGGCGGAACGGGCCGACGCCGCGCACGCCGAACGGGCCGCGGCGCGCGTGATCGTCCGCTCGGTGGAAGGACTGCTCAGCCTCTTCGTGGCCTGA
- a CDS encoding HEAT repeat domain-containing protein: MDTTQRTSPDMRLLDALSSESSSARLQAALAAGTYPEARFVEPLVTRCAIEPDFFVRDMLTWALTRLPTENTVPALVTELGSEVTQARSQALHTLSKIGDVTAWPAITRSLLHDADDEVARSAWRAAVVLVPDGERKELAGDLATQLGRGDRAVRLSLSRALVALGDEIEPALRTGLASADPEVRAHARATERLLRDPEAAFDPSVDEAKRIVALGPERAGGA, from the coding sequence ATGGACACGACACAGAGGACTTCGCCGGACATGCGGCTGCTCGACGCGTTGAGCTCGGAGAGCTCGTCGGCGCGGCTCCAGGCGGCCCTGGCGGCCGGGACGTACCCGGAGGCCCGGTTCGTCGAGCCGCTGGTGACGCGGTGCGCGATCGAGCCGGACTTCTTCGTGCGGGACATGCTGACCTGGGCGCTGACCCGCTTGCCCACGGAGAACACGGTGCCCGCGCTCGTGACGGAGCTCGGTTCCGAGGTCACCCAGGCCAGGAGCCAGGCGTTGCACACGCTGTCCAAGATCGGCGACGTCACCGCGTGGCCCGCGATCACCCGGTCGCTGCTGCACGACGCCGACGACGAGGTCGCGCGAAGCGCCTGGCGTGCCGCCGTCGTCCTCGTCCCCGACGGGGAGCGGAAGGAGCTGGCCGGGGACCTGGCCACACAACTCGGCCGCGGTGACCGGGCGGTACGGCTGAGTCTCAGCAGGGCGCTCGTCGCGCTCGGAGACGAGATCGAGCCGGCCCTGCGGACGGGCCTGGCGAGTGCCGACCCCGAGGTGCGTGCGCACGCCCGCGCCACGGAGCGGCTCCTGCGTGACCCGGAGGCCGCTTTCGACCCGTCCGTCGACGAGGCGAAACGGATCGTCGCGCTCGGACCGGAACGAGCAGGAGGAGCGTGA
- a CDS encoding helix-turn-helix transcriptional regulator encodes MNALLDKPGIIHPGARRLLDEVTAAPELPVRLTVVAPGGHGKTHLLGLLGRHYASAGVEALLVDDADQLGEDEIAKIKARAEETAVPVVLACRTTGRTKALRALADSFGRSVSLGAFGVDDVRRLVEYAGGDGATAGEVHVRTGGVPGLVLRAVTGGLADFRGELEQLDEDVHRYLIAAEAGAGRNLDLLAALLNRDREGLPEVFDDARATGLLGEDDVLLPIAAEAVRAWGSPGRRLTVLQRLVELQLRDGLPVLDLARSLLGTGSSGASAAAAFEAAAREAMPDDTKLAARFYEAASEAGGRGAALTVGWAHAAALAGDLDTALRLGDGMLGGTSDTDARAAGAEVAATVLAHRGELAHSAELYQWSGRAGSKAFAAIALLGTGKLEAAQGVLETPEVPTLFANAASRTARAITGSVSGCGAETLSALLGAASMLESAGAPAPLPDSPAALAALVGLHSGELALAESVLSRAVTGRIGGDLLAKRHRLLLGWVAMTAGDLKTAAEALMPPDGLEARDELFAATLQLGLARRSSDLPGMQRSWDRAYQATMRQQPDLYSLLPLGELTIAAARGGASAKLAGHLERAHTVLDALGNPPLWTATLRWHELHAAITVEDHSSAGDHLAALNTFAPCGRYPAALAAAASGWLAVLTGSFDPEVITAAASELHELGLCWDASRLAGQAAIRTSDRKAMVQLLEAARQFQGRAPEPVAATGLSTLSERELEVARLVVDGLTYKQAGSKLFISGKTVEHHMARIRGKLGAGDRRELLAMLRELLPATAPEAT; translated from the coding sequence TTGAACGCACTGCTCGACAAGCCCGGCATCATCCATCCGGGTGCCCGGCGTCTGCTCGACGAGGTGACCGCCGCCCCGGAACTCCCGGTGCGGCTCACCGTCGTCGCCCCCGGTGGGCACGGGAAGACCCATCTGCTCGGCCTGCTCGGACGCCACTACGCGAGTGCCGGTGTCGAGGCCTTGCTGGTCGACGACGCCGACCAGCTCGGCGAAGACGAGATCGCGAAGATCAAGGCGCGGGCGGAGGAAACGGCCGTGCCCGTCGTACTCGCCTGCAGAACGACGGGGCGGACCAAGGCGCTGCGCGCGCTCGCGGATTCCTTCGGCAGATCCGTGTCCTTGGGCGCGTTCGGCGTCGACGACGTCCGGCGGCTCGTCGAGTACGCCGGTGGCGACGGGGCCACGGCCGGAGAAGTCCACGTCAGAACCGGTGGTGTGCCGGGGCTCGTGCTCCGCGCGGTCACCGGCGGGCTCGCGGACTTCCGCGGCGAGCTCGAGCAGCTGGACGAGGACGTGCACCGCTACCTGATCGCGGCCGAGGCAGGCGCGGGCCGGAATCTCGATCTCCTGGCGGCACTGCTCAACCGCGATCGCGAAGGCCTGCCGGAGGTCTTCGACGACGCCAGGGCGACCGGGCTCCTCGGCGAGGACGACGTCCTGCTGCCGATCGCCGCGGAAGCCGTCCGCGCCTGGGGGTCACCGGGACGACGGCTGACGGTGCTGCAACGGCTGGTGGAACTCCAGCTGCGCGACGGACTTCCGGTGCTGGACCTCGCTCGTTCCCTGCTGGGAACGGGAAGTTCGGGCGCGAGCGCGGCGGCGGCCTTCGAGGCGGCCGCGCGTGAGGCGATGCCCGACGACACGAAACTCGCGGCGCGGTTCTACGAAGCGGCGTCCGAGGCCGGTGGGCGCGGCGCGGCGCTCACCGTCGGCTGGGCGCACGCCGCGGCGCTGGCCGGAGACCTCGACACCGCACTCCGCCTCGGCGACGGCATGCTCGGCGGCACTTCGGACACCGACGCCAGGGCCGCGGGCGCCGAAGTGGCCGCGACCGTGCTGGCGCATCGCGGCGAACTGGCGCACAGCGCCGAGCTGTACCAATGGTCCGGCCGGGCCGGATCGAAGGCGTTCGCTGCGATCGCCTTGCTGGGCACCGGAAAACTCGAAGCCGCCCAGGGTGTCCTGGAGACCCCCGAAGTCCCGACCCTGTTCGCGAACGCCGCCTCACGGACGGCGCGCGCGATCACCGGCTCGGTATCGGGCTGCGGCGCCGAAACCCTGTCGGCCCTGCTCGGCGCGGCGTCGATGCTGGAATCGGCCGGGGCGCCGGCACCGCTCCCGGACAGCCCGGCGGCCCTCGCGGCGTTGGTGGGACTGCATTCCGGCGAACTCGCGCTGGCCGAATCGGTGCTGAGCCGCGCGGTGACCGGGCGGATCGGCGGCGACCTGCTCGCGAAACGGCACCGGCTGCTGCTCGGCTGGGTCGCGATGACCGCGGGCGACCTCAAGACGGCCGCCGAAGCCCTGATGCCACCGGACGGCCTCGAAGCCCGCGACGAACTCTTCGCCGCCACCCTGCAACTGGGCTTAGCGCGACGGTCGAGCGACCTTCCCGGGATGCAACGATCCTGGGACCGCGCCTACCAGGCGACGATGCGCCAGCAGCCGGACCTGTACTCGCTGCTGCCGCTGGGAGAACTCACGATCGCGGCCGCACGGGGCGGCGCGAGCGCCAAACTGGCCGGGCACCTGGAACGGGCGCACACCGTCCTCGACGCTCTCGGCAACCCTCCATTGTGGACGGCCACCCTGCGCTGGCACGAACTGCACGCCGCCATCACCGTCGAGGATCATTCTTCGGCCGGAGACCATCTGGCAGCGCTGAACACTTTCGCGCCCTGCGGCCGCTATCCGGCCGCACTCGCCGCCGCCGCGAGCGGCTGGCTCGCGGTCCTGACCGGGAGCTTCGATCCCGAGGTCATCACCGCGGCGGCATCGGAACTGCACGAACTCGGGCTCTGCTGGGACGCCTCCCGGCTGGCCGGGCAGGCGGCGATCCGGACTTCGGACCGCAAGGCGATGGTCCAGTTGCTCGAAGCGGCCCGGCAGTTCCAGGGCCGCGCTCCGGAGCCCGTCGCGGCCACCGGTTTGAGCACCCTGAGCGAACGGGAACTGGAGGTCGCCCGGCTGGTCGTCGACGGGCTGACCTACAAGCAGGCCGGGAGCAAGCTGTTCATCTCGGGCAAGACCGTGGAACACCACATGGCCCGGATCCGGGGGAAGCTCGGGGCCGGGGACCGGCGGGAGCTGCTGGCCATGCTGCGGGAGCTGCTGCCCGCGACCGCCCCCGAAGCGACGTGA
- a CDS encoding dynamin family protein, protein MTAPAWLDVLNETLDACAAHGRADLAERLRRRRDQRVPGTRIAVVGFPKQGKGYLLNALLNAPVCAVGDASTPAVPTEIGYAPDAAATLVGHARESVPVAELAKELEIRPPGSLRRVEVGLPRELLGTGLVLVDTPAIGDPRSPRTAATLDVLADAHAVILVSDATQELQPAELALARHIRTWCPALVLALTKIDVSPDWRELAARNRTALSETGVVADVFPVSATVRQAAAKAGDAGLNGRSGFPELLNWVGEQASRPIERTRALAAAVSVRAAAVELVETLQTRLNAVSQDNGVDQVTLLHQAQRRTEELRRQNVRWQNLLSDEITDLVSDAEYDLRERTRQIVRHIDRTFDEGDPVQIWPDFQTWLEENLAEAVETNYNWVSDRSTWIAHAVATSFGPRYGQAPELPLTGSGVDSIPEVGAPKIERFKIGQKLFTGLRGSYGGVLMFGLVTSLAGLPLINPVSLGAGVAFATKSVRDEGGMRLQRRQALAKAAAQRHVDDVFIRFSKEIKDEIRQVQRRLRDHFAALSDDLAEELTRQRELIIAGSAERDRRTQRVKKEIDRLAALHRKAGALGSGAAPRRELSA, encoded by the coding sequence GTGACAGCCCCCGCCTGGCTCGACGTGCTCAACGAGACCTTGGACGCCTGTGCCGCCCACGGCCGCGCCGACCTGGCCGAACGCCTGCGGCGGAGACGGGACCAGCGGGTTCCGGGCACCCGGATCGCGGTGGTCGGCTTTCCCAAGCAGGGCAAGGGATACCTGCTCAACGCGCTGCTGAACGCCCCGGTCTGCGCGGTCGGGGACGCGAGCACCCCCGCCGTCCCCACCGAGATCGGGTACGCCCCCGACGCGGCCGCCACCCTGGTCGGGCACGCCAGGGAAAGCGTGCCGGTGGCCGAGCTCGCCAAGGAACTCGAGATTCGGCCGCCCGGTTCCCTGCGCCGGGTCGAGGTCGGCCTGCCGCGTGAACTGCTCGGCACGGGTCTGGTGCTGGTGGACACCCCGGCGATAGGGGATCCGCGCTCGCCGCGCACGGCGGCCACCCTCGACGTCCTCGCCGACGCGCACGCGGTGATCCTCGTCTCCGACGCGACGCAGGAACTCCAGCCCGCCGAACTCGCGCTGGCCCGGCACATCCGGACCTGGTGCCCGGCGCTGGTGCTGGCGCTGACCAAGATCGACGTCAGCCCGGACTGGCGTGAACTCGCCGCCCGCAACCGCACCGCGCTTTCCGAGACCGGCGTCGTCGCCGATGTGTTCCCCGTGTCCGCGACGGTGCGCCAAGCCGCCGCGAAGGCCGGTGACGCCGGCCTCAACGGAAGGTCCGGTTTCCCGGAACTCCTGAACTGGGTGGGGGAACAGGCCTCGCGCCCGATCGAACGCACCCGGGCGCTCGCCGCCGCGGTGAGCGTCCGCGCGGCGGCGGTCGAGCTGGTCGAGACCCTGCAGACGCGACTCAACGCCGTCTCACAGGACAACGGAGTCGACCAGGTCACCCTGCTGCACCAGGCACAACGGCGCACCGAGGAACTGCGGCGGCAGAACGTCCGCTGGCAGAACCTGCTGTCGGACGAGATCACCGATCTGGTGTCCGACGCCGAATACGACCTGCGCGAGCGGACCCGGCAGATCGTGCGGCATATCGACCGCACCTTCGACGAAGGCGACCCGGTGCAGATCTGGCCGGATTTCCAGACCTGGCTGGAAGAGAACCTCGCCGAGGCCGTCGAAACGAACTACAACTGGGTGTCCGACCGGTCGACGTGGATCGCGCACGCGGTCGCCACGAGTTTCGGGCCGCGCTACGGCCAGGCACCGGAACTGCCGCTGACCGGATCCGGAGTGGACTCGATCCCCGAGGTCGGCGCCCCCAAGATCGAGCGGTTCAAGATCGGGCAGAAACTCTTCACCGGCTTGCGCGGTTCCTACGGCGGCGTGCTGATGTTCGGCCTGGTCACGAGTCTCGCCGGGCTGCCGCTGATCAACCCGGTGTCCCTCGGCGCCGGTGTCGCGTTCGCCACGAAGAGCGTGCGCGACGAAGGCGGGATGCGGTTGCAGCGGCGGCAAGCGCTGGCGAAAGCCGCGGCGCAGCGCCACGTCGATGACGTGTTCATCCGGTTCAGCAAGGAGATCAAGGACGAGATCCGCCAGGTCCAGCGGCGGCTGCGCGACCATTTCGCCGCGCTGTCGGACGACCTCGCGGAAGAGCTGACCCGCCAACGGGAACTGATCATCGCCGGATCCGCCGAACGGGACCGGCGCACCCAGCGGGTCAAGAAGGAGATCGACCGGCTCGCCGCCCTGCACCGGAAGGCGGGCGCGCTCGGCAGCGGCGCGGCGCCGCGCCGGGAGCTCTCGGCGTGA
- a CDS encoding IniB N-terminal domain-containing protein, producing MGSVQTLHDFTLNLLNDTAARAAFANDPQQVLADAGLGDINAADVHEVVPLVLDFVPVDTVTDVTGTAAATADNLAGFGGVANVVNGTDGECADGVQGAIDQLTALTAGLPVAVPGAGELPSLPSLPDAGLPGLPELGGLPAVPAVPAVGDLPVDLPGLPAVPAVSDVTDVSNAAAGVTALAQNTIGSFGLTGDLSELDAVSAGQAGGLANGAVDTATDLVHDVPVVDAVPAVDSVPAVGDLNSDLPRVDGVAGGAPDFLSTVGDLTSVIGQVGVADVTTKVHDIAGKAHDIGNGNIANDVTDNVATDVTDNVVNDVANHAGVNDVHDVVSGVANNIGHVGDINLGAGDIASHNDIHIG from the coding sequence ATGGGTTCCGTCCAGACCCTGCACGACTTCACGCTGAACCTGCTGAACGACACCGCCGCCCGCGCGGCCTTCGCCAACGACCCGCAGCAGGTCCTCGCCGACGCCGGCCTCGGTGACATCAACGCCGCCGACGTGCACGAGGTCGTCCCGCTGGTGCTCGACTTCGTCCCGGTCGACACCGTCACCGACGTCACCGGAACCGCCGCCGCGACCGCCGACAACCTGGCGGGCTTCGGCGGCGTCGCGAACGTCGTCAACGGCACCGACGGCGAGTGCGCCGACGGTGTCCAGGGCGCGATCGACCAGCTCACCGCGCTGACCGCCGGCCTGCCGGTCGCCGTCCCGGGTGCCGGCGAACTGCCGAGCCTCCCGAGCCTGCCCGACGCCGGTCTCCCGGGTCTGCCGGAGCTGGGCGGCCTGCCCGCGGTCCCGGCCGTGCCCGCCGTGGGCGACCTGCCCGTCGACCTCCCGGGCCTGCCCGCCGTCCCGGCCGTCTCCGACGTGACCGACGTGTCGAACGCCGCCGCCGGCGTGACCGCCCTCGCGCAGAACACCATCGGCAGCTTCGGCCTGACCGGTGACCTTTCGGAGCTCGACGCCGTCTCCGCGGGCCAGGCCGGTGGCCTCGCCAACGGTGCCGTCGACACCGCGACCGACCTGGTCCACGACGTCCCGGTCGTGGACGCGGTTCCGGCCGTCGACTCGGTCCCGGCCGTCGGTGACCTGAACAGCGACCTGCCCCGCGTCGACGGTGTCGCGGGCGGTGCCCCGGACTTCCTGTCGACCGTGGGTGACCTGACCAGCGTCATCGGCCAGGTCGGTGTCGCGGACGTCACCACCAAGGTGCACGACATCGCGGGCAAGGCGCACGACATCGGCAACGGCAACATCGCGAACGACGTGACCGACAACGTCGCGACCGACGTCACCGACAACGTCGTGAACGACGTCGCGAACCACGCGGGCGTCAACGACGTGCACGACGTCGTCTCCGGGGTGGCCAACAACATCGGCCACGTGGGCGACATCAACCTCGGTGCCGGCGACATCGCCTCGCACAACGACATCCACATCGGCTGA